The sequence below is a genomic window from Acetivibrio clariflavus DSM 19732.
ACGCTACAAGAAATAAGCCCAACAATATAACAATCCAGCTATATATGGTATCGCTTATTAATTTTTTGCCGCCGGAAAAGGCGATGGAAATAGCCGAATACCATACAAAATCCGATAATATGTGTCCTATGAAAAAGACCAAAACACCAAACAGTCCAAACACATAAGACTGACGTACCGATTCCACACCTGTCGATGCCCACCACAGAATAAAATACGGATTGGTGGCACACACAATTATTCCTGTCAAAACAAGATTGCCCATTTCGGTTCCGTTATCCGTCCTTTGGCTCTCCAAAGAAACGGATTTGCCGATACCGGATTTTATCATACCATACCCCATCCATGCAAGAAAAGCACCGCCAATTAATCCGATAACTCCTGCAACCGTCTTATTAGCGAATAAATCTTTAAGCCCGAAAGTCATGGTAATAACCAATATAATTTCCAGTATTCCATGCCCCAAAACTATCAAAGGTCCTGCTTTCCACCCTTTTTTTAGGCTGCCGTTAATCGTAATCCCAAGCATCGGACCAGGCATCAATGCACCTGAAAAGCCTATTATAAAAGCGCTGATAAATATTCCCCACAAAAACATTTATACAAACCTCTCTAAATCACAGTATTTCATTATTAATTCTCTATAATCCCGTATTTGTGCAAATAAATATATGCGACTCTACTATAACATAATTCCATTTGAAATGAAACAAGATGGGTAATGCTAAATTCTCAGATTGCCTAAGTAACAATGAATAAAAAACAAACATGACAAAATGTGGCTGCCATGAAAAATCTCGATTCCCCGGCAACCACATTTATCTCACTTATTATCCTATTAAATCGGAATTTATATAATGAAATTACTATCTTCTGTAAACTTGCTTACCAACAATTCCACTTCAGATCTTATCTCAGCTATTTTTGAATCATCTTCTGCATGCTTTGCAGTTAACCATATCAATTCGGCTATTTTTTCCATTTCCTTCTCTTTCATACCTAAAGTAGTAACTGCAGGTGTTCCCATTCTAATTCCTGATGGATTCCATGGTTTGGCATCTCCCGGAACTGTATTTTTATTAGTTACAATTCCAGCCAATTCTAACCTCTCAGCAAACCAACTTGCATTTTTTACAGTAACACCGTTTTCATTATTCACCACATCTATAAGAATCAAATGATTTTCAGTGCCCCCTGAAATCAGCTTAAATTTATATTCTTTCAGCTTCTCAGACAATACTTTTGCATTTTTCACAACTTGTTTCGCATATGCTTTATATTCCTCAGACATTGCTTCCTTAAATGCAACAGCCATTGCTGCAATTGTGTTCATATGAGGTCCGCCCTGCAATGCAGGGAATAAAGCTTTGTCAACTTGGGGACCATATTCTTTTTTACATACAATTACACCTGCCCTCGGTCCTCTAAGTATTTTGTGCGTGGTAGAAGTAATTACATCTGCATGCGGAAAAGGATGCGGATGTTCCCCAGTCACACACAGACCGGCAATATGAGAAATATCTGCTAATAAAATTGCACCCACCTTTTTTGCAATTCTGCCAAAACGCTCAAAATCAATTTTCAACGGGTAAGCTGTTGCTCCTGAAATTATAAGTTTTGGCTTATACTCTTCCGCCAGTCTTTCAATTTCGTCATAATCCAGTTTTCCTTCTTCATTCAGTGTATAGTGAACGGCATTGTAATAATGACTTGTTACACTAACTTTATGTCCATGAGTCAAGTGTCCTCCGTAATCAAGAGCAAGTCCCATTAATGTGTCTCCCGGTTTCAGGAAAGCTCCTATCACTGCAAGGTTGGCAGGTGCTCCACTGATTGCCTGCACATTGGCATGATAAGCTGACGGATTATCCGTAAACAACTCAAGAGCTCTCTGAATAGCCAATTTCTCAAGTTTATTGGCATTTTCCTGTCCCTGATAATACCTTCCGTTTTTGTCGATTAAGTTGCCTTCCTTCCAAACATGCGGATATCCTTCAGAATACTTGTTTGTAAAAGGTGAAGCCAACGCCAAAGCCACCTCGGCAGAAACATAGTTTTCTGAAGGGATAAGGCAAATTGTACTTCTTTGCCGATAACTCTCTGCTGAAATAAGTTCAGCCACCTCAGAATCTTTAGAAGCAATTACTTGGTTTATTTGGGAAAATAGTTCTCTGTTTTTCATATCAACATTTCCTTCTCTTTAATTTATTTTTAATTTTTGTTTAATGATTTTATCTTTTCACTTTTAAATTTATCCATTTAGTATACACTATACAATATTAACACATTTTTTCCCAATGTCAACTCAGTAAAACCATTCCCTCAGCATGTTTCCGTATTGTCCGGTATCAGTTTCGTAGTTTATTGAAATAACAGTTTTATTAGTCTCTATGATCCGAGCTTTTCACATTAAATCCAGCACTTAGTAAATATCCTTTCTTCTCCATATATTTGTTTTTCATGGAGCTTATCTTGCCAATTTAATACCGCAATTTGCGATAAAAAAATAAAATAGTCTTTTAACTGAAGGCTTTTATAGCATAATAATCCTACTTACTCTTCCTTAATACAAAGTAACATTGATTATCTACATACTCCAATCCATTAGCGGAATTTTTCATATCTTTTTTTGTATTACCGTATTTTTTAAATATATCTTTAAAATCACCAACGTTATTTTTCTCTATCAAATATTTCTTTCCTTTTTTATAAATCAATCCATCCAAAGTAATTGATGGATCCTTTAATGACTCTTCTGCATCCTTTTGGTGATTATTGGTTAGTATAATGCCACCGGGCTTGACATATTTCTTACACGACTTAATAATCTCTCCGGCATATAGTGCAACCAGTAAATCATAATTCTCTTCTCTTAACAGGAGCGGTTTTGTATAATCTGCATGAATAAACTGAACATAAGCAGTCTGCTTATATTTTTTAATGTTGTTTATATAGTTTAAAATGTTATGAATATCATCAAAGAAATCCTTGGCTGTTTTGCTAATGTCCACATATACTACATGCTGGAAATAAAAAGAAGGTGTTATATGTATAGAACAACCCGGATATAAAACCGTATTGCAGCCATATTCCTTTTTTAATATTTCAAACAACCCTGCTCTGTCGAAATTGATATCTTCATAAAATCTTTTATAGGCATCAATGCTCCTATCGCTATTCATGCAGGCCTCCCTAATACGTAATTAAAAACGCTTATCGATTATTGCATTTTATTAATGACGTACATCAACAGAACTAAACCCTACTTAGTCTTCTATTGCCTGTTTTTCATCAGGCAAGAAAAATATATCTTTTCCTTTATTACACTCGTAAATAAAATCCTTTAAACTCTTACTTGTATAAACGGAAAAGTCCCCTACAATGGCTATTTAGTATTATAATTAATAAACTTTTGCAATATTTCTCCTGCAAGTCTCGTGCTCAAGTCAAAAAATTATTGCAAATTGCCGACTTATTCAAAATTATACGCGTACAACCTGTTTCAAACCCTACAGTCGCTATAAAATTCAGTGCCGATTGCACATCAGTTATCAATACATCGCTACTTTTTACAACAGCGATTTTAACATTGTTCTCTTCCACAACATTTATATTCATAAATCCATATCCATACCAAAAACCTAATCCTGATTTCTCCAATCCGGTCTTAATAAATCTTCTCTTTCTTCCCAGGTTTTATACATTGAATGAAATACCGATACTGCATCATCAGAATCCTTATTTGCATTCCAAAA
It includes:
- a CDS encoding LysE family transporter, with product MFLWGIFISAFIIGFSGALMPGPMLGITINGSLKKGWKAGPLIVLGHGILEIILVITMTFGLKDLFANKTVAGVIGLIGGAFLAWMGYGMIKSGIGKSVSLESQRTDNGTEMGNLVLTGIIVCATNPYFILWWASTGVESVRQSYVFGLFGVLVFFIGHILSDFVWYSAISIAFSGGKKLISDTIYSWIVILLGLFLVAFSIYFIGSGWKMLLGM
- the glyA gene encoding serine hydroxymethyltransferase is translated as MKNRELFSQINQVIASKDSEVAELISAESYRQRSTICLIPSENYVSAEVALALASPFTNKYSEGYPHVWKEGNLIDKNGRYYQGQENANKLEKLAIQRALELFTDNPSAYHANVQAISGAPANLAVIGAFLKPGDTLMGLALDYGGHLTHGHKVSVTSHYYNAVHYTLNEEGKLDYDEIERLAEEYKPKLIISGATAYPLKIDFERFGRIAKKVGAILLADISHIAGLCVTGEHPHPFPHADVITSTTHKILRGPRAGVIVCKKEYGPQVDKALFPALQGGPHMNTIAAMAVAFKEAMSEEYKAYAKQVVKNAKVLSEKLKEYKFKLISGGTENHLILIDVVNNENGVTVKNASWFAERLELAGIVTNKNTVPGDAKPWNPSGIRMGTPAVTTLGMKEKEMEKIAELIWLTAKHAEDDSKIAEIRSEVELLVSKFTEDSNFII
- a CDS encoding class I SAM-dependent methyltransferase, whose amino-acid sequence is MNSDRSIDAYKRFYEDINFDRAGLFEILKKEYGCNTVLYPGCSIHITPSFYFQHVVYVDISKTAKDFFDDIHNILNYINNIKKYKQTAYVQFIHADYTKPLLLREENYDLLVALYAGEIIKSCKKYVKPGGIILTNNHQKDAEESLKDPSITLDGLIYKKGKKYLIEKNNVGDFKDIFKKYGNTKKDMKNSANGLEYVDNQCYFVLRKSK